The genomic stretch cgaggacgacgacgacgaggcgccgCCCAGGTGCTCCTTCTCCGGGGCCAGCCACCCGCCggagccggtcgacgaggtggaCCCCGCGTTCGCGGCCGCGGACCGCGGCCGCCGGGGCGACACCGAcctgaaggcggcggcggcggcggctgccaaGCCGGTGATCGTGTGGGACGCGTCCCCGCcggtgggcggcgcggcggccaagCCGGTGATCGTGTGGGACGCGTCGCCGCCGGTGAGCGGCGCGGCGAGCCCGCACAGCAGCACGGGCGACAGCTCCTCCGGCGGCACGGCCGCGGCCACCGTCACCTGCACCAGCATGGCGCCCAGCTGCACCGTCACAAGCCAGAGCGCCAAGACCAGCGTCTGCAGCAGCGGGGCCAGCGACTGGAGCAGCGGCACGGCCAGCGGCtgcgggagcggcggcgcgggaggtAAGCCGCACAAGGGCGGCGACCCGAGGTGGAAGGCCGTCCTGGCGGCTCGCGCGCGGGATGGGCCTCTCGGGATGGGGGACTTCCGGCTCCTCCGTCGGCTCGGCTGCGGCGACATCGGCACCGTGTACCTCTCCGAGCTGAGcaagggtggcggtggcggtggctgcGGTGCCGCGAGGGCGACGTGGTTCGCGATGAAGGTCATGGACAAGGCGTCGCTCGAGAGCCGCCGGAAGCTCAGCCGCGCCGAGACGGAGCGTGAGATCCTGCAGCTGCTGGACCACCCCTTCCTCCCCACCCTCTACGCGCACTTCGAGACCGACAAGTTCGCCTGCCTCGTCATGGAGTTCTGCCCCGGCGGCGACCTCCACGCCCTCCGCCAGCGCCAGCCCGGCAAGCTCTTCCCCGAGCACGCCGCAAGGTACTTAATTCTGGCTGCAGTTTTCTGCTAACTTGTAGAACAGTTAGTACACGAATTGTTCTCGTGTTCGAGGCATGGACCTGATTCAGTTCTTTTGCCCAAATTCAGGTTCTACGCCGCGGAGGTGCTCCTGGCGCTGGAGTACCTGCACATGCTCGGGGTGGTGTACCGAGACCTGAAGCCGGAGAACGTGCTGGTGAGGGACGACGGCCACATCATGCTCTCCGACTTCGACCTCTCCCTGCGCTGCGCCGCCTCGCCGACGCTCTTCAGACCATCCCCGCCGTGCAGCACCTCCGGGCCCAACGGTGCCTGCATCCAGCCCACCTGCTTCATGCCCAAGCTCTTCGGCCACCGGACCAGCAAGAAGAGCGCCTCCAGATCGTCCAAGAGCGGCGAGCATCAGCAGCAGCAGGGCGCCATGCCGGAGCTCGTGGTCGAGCCGACCGGCGCGCGGTCGATGTCGTTCGTGGGCACGCACGAGTACCTGGCGCCGGAGATCATCAAGGGCGAGGGCCACGGCAGCGCCGTGGACTGGTGGACCTTCGGCGTGTTCCTGCACGAGCTCATGTACGGCAAGACGCCGTTCAAGGGGCAGACGAACCGGGCCACGCTGTTCAACGTCGTCGGCCAGCAGCTCCGGTTCCCGGACGGCGGCCCGCCGACGAGCGGCGCGAGCAGGGACTTGATCAAGGGCCTGCTGGCCAAGGAGCCCCAGGCCCGGCTCGGCGTGAAGAGGGGAGCCGCCGAGATCAAGCAGCACCCCTTCTTCGAGGGCATCAACTGGGCGCTCATCCGGTGCAGCACGCCGCCCGGCGTGCCGAGGGCAGTGGAGCCCATCGCCGTCGCAGCAGCAATGCCGGCGAAATCGGCATCGATGGACAGGGTGCAGACGAACTACAACAGCAGCAAGAGGATGCCACCGGCAGGAGGAGATCATGTGGAATCTGGAGGGAAGTTCCTCGACTTCGAGTTCTTCTAATTATTAGGGAGCCTGAGTTTGTAGACTGAAATTGTATCGTGTCCAGTTGTGTTCTTAACCTTAGATACTTGCTGTGCTCTGAGCTGCAGCTGTAGTTGCATAGTGTCAGCATTTGCCAGCGACATACATGACCAGTTTAATTCGAATCTTGTATGTTCGCATGCTAAACCCGAGCTTGTATAACATGTTAATTAGGCCTCATATGGAACATGGGGATTCTTCATGTGAAATTCCTGCAAGTTTCATGTATTCACAACAGGGCTTGGCAAGGAACACCAGACGTTACTACTTACTGCAATGCTTCTGCAAATTCTTCCATGAAACAAGAGTCAAACAGATTGCAGTTTCTGTTTTAGACAAAAGCAAAGCAGTTCGCATCATCAACACCTTGCTTGATCTCACAGCATCTTGCAATGGCTGCGGCTGAAGTAGTGCCACCGAAAAGTTGCTAGATAATCGATGAGCGTACATGAATGAGTTAATCTCTAATGCAGGTTTCTCAGTCCTGGATTGCGTTCCTTACTAACAAAACACTCCAGGAATGGTTCCTAAAGCCTAAAGGTTACCATGTTTAGCCTGCTGGTGGCGTTGGCCTATCTCCTTGCTGCACTGTCTCTGCATTCCACTATCGAAACATAAACAAGCAAAATACGTCCAAATTCAAGAGTTGAAGCAAGGAAATAAGAAACCACGACTTGAGCTGGTAATGCTGGCACAACTTTTGCCGATGACTCCCGGTAGCTGCACATACTGAGTAGTAGAGTCTGCGGATCATTAGCAGTACAGTTTTGATAGAAGGCCGACCTTGTCAGCTATACAGTTTTGATAAAAGGTATCAACCTCCATCTTGGAGGCAACATTTTTTATGTCATATATAAAAAAACAATTTGGTGCTAAGAAAAGGCTCCTCGTGAgcggaaatggtgaatggaatcTATGCGcgtgcacccatttacgaaaagtttaaAAAGAttctatttaaaagtttccaaaaaatgtgaaataaatttttgcatgtagatattatattgatacttactcgtgtgtgttttcacggaaaaataccattgtgtgtgccctacacaaaaatgacaaaatgcaaattcctattcctgtgaatagtacaaatttcaggctacacacaatggtattttttcgtgaaaacttacacgagtaagtatcaacataatatgtacatgcaaaattttacttcacatttttttgaaacttttaaatagcattttttttaacttttcgtaaatgggtgcacgCGCACCCATGTTCCATTCGTCCGGGTCATCCTCGTGagacatttttttatcttttttacacaagacacAAAATAAGTCGATTATCTATGAAACTTGACATGTGCACATAGAATGCCGATATGTACGCGCCAAATTTTTGTTTGGAATTTTTTTGacaatttaaaatattttttacggtggcaggagcatatgcataTGGGATCAAATGTGCATTTCCGAATCAGGATAAAGTTTTTAAACTCCAAAAAAATTACTACTTCAAAAAATTTGAACACAAAAATATGTTATATGTGTTGTCAAAGTCAGTCAGTTTGTACTGTGTAAAACATGTTAACTGCAATGTTTAGATGTTGCCCAGGTAGAGAAAGAACATAGCTGTCAAAGTTCCTTCAGCCATTAACTCTATAATCAGCGAGCAAATGTTCATTAATGTTGTGCTTAGGGAGAGAGAATAATTTGTTTCCTGACAAGACAATCTCAATTAGGTTTATGTCATTAGTAACTTCATTTATAGTCTCCCACGGTCATGCAGTCAATATAAGTTTACGCTTACGCTCGTTCTGGCAATTTTTCAGAAACTTGAAACTAGCGCAGGTTAAATCGTTCATACAGGAacatgaaaaggaaaaggaaactgAAGAATTCAAATCATCTTTTTTTTTAACTCGAAGCAAGAGGAAACTAAACTATTGCTCTTCACAATTTCTCTACTAGGGGACTGCAGAATACCAAAAAAGAAACCCCACAGATGAATTTGGTTGTCCTTGAAATGTTGTCCATATCTTATTTCCAAGTTCGCGTAGAGAAGTATCCTGAATTAACAGCCAATATATACATGAGCAAGGCTGGCAAGAGTAGACTTGGGCTTAAGTTTCATTGTATGCCAAATAGGGGCCTAATGATTGCAAAGCAGAGAGCACTCACATAGTTCTATCTTCTGCTGCTTGGAAGTTCAGGTTGAGCAGGGTAACGTTTTTATGTGTAAGAGTCGGACTCCCAGTTCTCGCCTTTGACCTTCTATTCAGTCTGCAAGAATTAAGCCGTAATTGTATATATAGCAACAGAATGTCAGGTACTCTGATATGACGGAACGAATATATGGAGTATGACCAATATGATAATATACGAAGATATCTCTGAGTCACATGATAACACCTTGAACTCAAATACAAGGGAAAACGTATTAACATTCAAGTCAAGAATTTCAAAAGAAGGTTCATAAACTGCTATTGATCTCATAGAAGTACCAAGCCGCTCCTAAGGATACTCATACTCACATGTAAAGAAACCCAAATTATCCGCCACAAAAAGAAGGCCTTTGTAGGTGTTCAAGTCATACACTCTACAGAACTAGAATTGCAGTAGTATTTTCAAAAGAATATATGTTTCATGATGTGCAGTATATAAGGGGTATCAAAATCTCACTTTTGTTTACCCAGCACTCATCTAATTACTTCCAATAACCCAGCCTTTCAAAAAAACTGATGGACTTGCTCTGAGAAAAATACTAAAGTATGTTCCTGCCTCAAAACATCCTACTCAGAATTGAGCGAATTCATTCGGATCCGTTGTAAATATTAAAGATCACATCTCAAGCAGTTTATAAAAGATCAACAAGAAGAATGTTGTATTAATGGATACGTTTTACTTTTAGACATCTACTTGCAATTAGCTGAATTCCCGTGTGTTGCCACGGAATAACAAAAAAATTAGGTGGAGATACTGTCCTAATTTAGACAAAGGTGTCAGTGTGGTTTCTGTtcataaaagaaaataaataccAATTCTTTCTCAGTCTTCTTTCGTCCTTGTCACATTTGTTTAaactcaacaaaacaaagaaaCTCTAGCACAGGACAAGAAGCCTAGGTATCCCCGCAAAAGAAAAATAGAGAGGCGTTACGGATACGCTTGGTCAGATGAAAATGGTGGTCCAATCAAGCTAGGAGCATGCAAAGGTTGCAGAACAGATAATCCATTTAGACAATTTTCCATGATTTTTAGGTCAACAAAATATGTCCATGATTTTTAGGTCAAGCAAAAATTACATGCGCTAAGAAATAGTGGAGCTAGCTAGGTTTCCTAATCATAACATTTCACAATTCAAATGTTGCTGTTAGCAGCATTTTATCCCCCATTAGTTCTCCGCTCTATCCTCTATAGAACAATTATTAATCATCTGATAATAAGTAACACCCTTTTAGTGAATGTGCAACAATTTTGTTGCATCTTTTTTCTGCATATGAGAAGACTAAAGCATGACCGTTTATCGATGCCTGAAGCATTTTCTCCTGGAGGTTCAAATGAAGAGCAAAACCAGCAGGGCATTACCACAACATCACAGCTCCTTGAGGTACAACCTTTGGTACCACCATATATGTTGTAGCAGCAGCTCACCTCATCTTTCTTGGTCCCTGGCGGCTGGTGTGGTTTCTTCTCTCTTAGGGTTAGCTCTCCTCCAGCTCCCTTCTTTTATAGGTCAGCACACACATGGGCTTGGGTCACTTGGGCCAGAAACATGTCCAGTGTTCAACACTCCTCCTCGAGATGGATGGTAGATATCTATCATTCTCATCTTGTCACATGCCAAGTTGCATTCTCTTGTTCGCAATCCCTTTATCAAGCAATCAGCAANNNNNNNNNNNNNNNNNNNNNNNNNNNNNNNNNNNNNNNNNNNNNNNNNNNNNNNNNNNNNNNNNNNNNNNNNNNNNNNNNNNNNNNNNNNNNNNNNNNNTCTTCCACTGGATCGGCATGCTGCTGCCTTATGGCGGGCGCGGAGGGAGCATGTGCTGGCCACCTCGCTTCACGTTCTACTTTGCAAAACCAGTAGGAGGAAATGGGCCCTGAGCCTGAATGAATCGAGTACTGAGAGGGCCTTGCATTTACCAGGCTTAGCTGGGCCAAAAATGCTTGTCGCATCCGAACTAGCATGGCTTGTCAAAGCTTGATATGGCTTGCTTTGCTTTCGGCCTGTCAGGGTACCGTTTCACTTTGGTGTGCGTTCAGTGCTGGGATGGGTCGTCTTCAGTGGCCTGATGCTCGTTCAGAATGGCCGAGAAACACATCGAGAGTCTACAAAGAGCATTTCGGTGGGACTTTTAAAATCTGACTCTCCATACCCCTTTCTGCTTCAGATCTTTGCCGTTTTCGGGCACATGCTTGCAACAATATTTTACACGCATGCCTTCGTTTGACATTTTGAACAGCTCATTTTCTAAAACTGCCCGTCTTTTATTTTAGTATAATGCATGATTTAGAAGAACATAACTATTTTGTGCGCACTAGTGTTGCAATCCCAGTAATGCCACTTTCATGATAATGGCTCCTTCAATCTCTTCCTTCGTGGAGATTGTGTTAAGTAGTCAAAGCGGGGGCTATCCATGTGGTACACCACCAGCAGTCCACCGTGCACCATCGCGTGTCATATCGACATGGTGAATATCGTTTGGTAAATGGAGATGGAATGATCATGGCATCGAACTGacatttaacaaaaaaaaaaatccaagggaGTTCtaagggcttctttgattcaaaGCAAGCTCATCCAGATTTATCTTTTAGACGTGCGAATTTACGAATTTGTTAATAGGATTCTAATATGCTGACTTTTTTCCTGTGAATTGCATTTTATTCCTATGGATTGGATTTATATGCATCAACTCCATTGGAACGTGAACGTCCGTTCCAACGCCTTTTAAGACTCAATTGTGTACGATCGATGCAAGTCCAAACTATCATTTCGGTAGTTTTCTTGTGTTATGAAATCCTCTGATTCACACTACCAAGCATGCATGATtcctttgtttgtttctattcatGGGTTTCTCATTTAATTTTTAACAAACCCTTCTTGCTGTGACGAGCAAATGCTTTGTTTACTTCCTCGTTAGATATAGTCGTcgttttgtacttttcatgtgaGAAAAGCTTTGAATCTAAGGGCTTATTTGATTCATTATATTGCATATgaaaacataggaataggaaaagcatagggTTGGGATGTCATGCCTATTTGAATACTATGGGAAGATGAAGTATATTTGATTGTAGCACAACAATTTTTCTCATATATAGAATGTgcactacaagatttctataggatgtgttcctacaaatcaaacagcTTATATAGGAAGATTTCCTATAGAAtttaaatcctacacaattacttTACAAATCCTATGAACCAAAGGAGCCCTAAAGCTGCGTCTCTGAACCATTGGACATCCTTTGATTCGTGCTAacaatttttctaagtatttaatTTGCACTatattttgaagaagaacttttaTGCACCCAAATTCTTGCTACAATTTCTATATTTTTCATCTAGTGTGTCAACATATCCTAGCAGTTTCAGGCTTGTAGTGTTTTTCGAAAAGGTACAACTAATTCCTAGTCGATTGAGAATTAACTTAATTCTGAGTAGGATGAATATCATCTATTGTCATTTGGGACACATGAGCAACTGGGAATatcttagttgcaactcatgtGCAAAGAAATCTCAAATGCAAGTTGCAACTCAGTGCAAATCTCGAAACACCACAACTATAGAAAATAACAGTCCAAGAGTAGATTGAGCTCTAACTTCTCGGGGTGATTGACTTGGAACCGAATCAAAGAGGACATAGAGAAGTGTATAGTGCTGAAATCCGAAGAAAagacatactccctccatttcacaACAGGTGCtgctgatttagtacaaagttatatTAACTCCGTTTTATATAAATTATCAATAATGCGgcacaaatttgtactaaatagACGACAATAGATATGGAAGGGAGGAAATAGCCTGAGAATTGGACGCACAACTAATATAAAATCAGACTTCTTTTTGCTGAAATTCGAAACCATCCTTATACACGTGGTTACTGTGATATGGTGTGGTACCTACTTGTAACAGCGAACCCGTTGTATCCGTTACTGCCAGTCACCGTGCAATGTGCATCACCAGTCTTATCGCTATGGCCAGTGAAGCAGTCACCGTCCTAGCGCCTAGGGCACAGTAAATAAAAGGAGCCGCCGCGAGCGACGGCACTACCGACAGTCTGCCAGGGTCTTATCCTTGCCCgtccaagaatagaagctccccgcCCCTCTAGCTGCCTAGCCGCTGTCTGGTCCATGCACACACCACAGCAGCTCTACCACCTACAAACTATGGCTCTTTATTCCCAGATTCTCTATCTATCCCAGCGGCACCAAGGGTTTTTGGAATCGAGCTTAGTCCACCGCAAATCATCTCCAACTTGAACGACAGGGAAGGGCATGCATGAGCATCCATGTGTCGATGATTGTAATGCAAACGCCCTAATTTTCCTCCATCTCCTGCCACCAAGCAGTGTGAAATCATGGCGCCGCGGCCGGCCGGCCTCTACCTTCTCCTGGAGATGAACATGCCGCCAACCACTTTCTTCACGCCCCTTTCGGGGAGGAAAGGTTGTCGAGCTTTGCATGCCAACGTGCTGTGCCCAACTCACGGGATAGGTCCAAATTGCCAGCCAAGCCGATGTTCTCTCCACGCAGAAACGCAAGTTGCCTTGAATGAAGCCATTTTTTTTCTACAAGTCTTAATATATTATCCGAAACCAGCCCTTACAACAACATCCTAAGCAAAAGAAATAAAACGTTGATCCGGCGGCTTGCCCTCCCTTTGTGGGCATGGCTGCCCCTGATCCGGCGCGATTGACATGCTGCCGGTGGGTTGTCCTAGCAAGGCTAGTGCTTTGAGTGGAAAGGCCAGCGCGTGAGCTCGAGGTGAAGGGCGGACGCTGCTTGCGGTGGTGAGGTACCatgctccgggcgaaagccctGCCTTTCGGGGCCGATGACGGCGACGCCTGAGGGCGCCGTTTCCTGTGTGGCGTCATCGAGGAGTTCTGGCACCTCCCTCACCCAGGGTCTCAggttccgggtgaaaacctcagaTTTTGCATGCcaaatcgggcgacgacggcgtcttTGACGTCgtacccttcttggaggcgtcgtcttgggAACTTGAGTTCGGGCAACGGTTCTTCCTCGGGGTTCtctgtgttggccgcatgggaggTGTCTTGCGATGCAGGTGGCGCGCCAGCCTCTTGAGGGGTATCGCGGTGGCTTGCGCGACGAGGATCTTCCTCGGACAGCGCGAGCGGGCCTCTGGATGAGCATGGTGGGCTGACCTCTGTGCTTGATGGCGGGCTGCTGAAGACTGCACGCTTGCACGTCTGTTGAGGTTGCTAGGAGGTAGCCGCTGCGCCGACGGCGTCCCCGGATTTAGGCCGAGGCCGGAGCAGCAATGCTCCCACCGAGCCGGATGGGCTCGCAAGATCCGGGTGGTACGCGTCTTGGCTGCGGCTGGCAGGTTCTTGGCAATTTCGATGATGTACAAGCATTGCGACTTTCATCGGCATGGTTGTGTTTGGCGGAGAAGCACACTCTTTAGCGTCTTAGAGGAGCACTCGACAGATTTCGGCCTTTTGTCGTAGTCGTGTTTTGAGTGTTGGGTGTGTGTGGGTGTCACAGCCTTGTCTTAGGCTTGTAATGTGAActtcttttctatcaatgaatcgaaacgcaagcttttgcgttttcgcgaagaaaaaaaaagtaaagttcCCGAAGATTTCAATCTTCCTCCTGCATCCCTCGATGGTGTGCCGTGAGCAAAGCTCAATGCCGCCTCTAGACCTCCGGCGTAGCAAAGCTCGTGTCGCAGAAAGCTTGAAAAAAACCCAGGTTCTTGTAGAGGTAGTGGACGGGAAGTCATCGACATAGACCAGAAGATGTCGGCGGACACGATCTTGAAAGATCACCGCATGTAGATAATCCCAGCCCCGGTAAAACGGAGATGGGGGCCCACAAACTCGTAAGTGTCGCTGAGCTTCATCTGGCGGAGGCGGAACTTAAAGACACGAATACGATGCGACATCGTTCCCTTCACGAAATGTCGCTGCTCTAGACATGCACTTACCACGCCAAACCTT from Lolium rigidum isolate FL_2022 chromosome 4, APGP_CSIRO_Lrig_0.1, whole genome shotgun sequence encodes the following:
- the LOC124647768 gene encoding serine/threonine-protein kinase D6PKL1-like, whose protein sequence is MQSSRSLAHAKPPRSAHARSRSQLAQVRPDPRQDFEFHFDFSSEAFCFDMDSDGGATKAAPVPVAEKGPVLAGFDKVRLSIASSEDDDDEAPPRCSFSGASHPPEPVDEVDPAFAAADRGRRGDTDLKAAAAAAAKPVIVWDASPPVGGAAAKPVIVWDASPPVSGAASPHSSTGDSSSGGTAAATVTCTSMAPSCTVTSQSAKTSVCSSGASDWSSGTASGCGSGGAGGKPHKGGDPRWKAVLAARARDGPLGMGDFRLLRRLGCGDIGTVYLSELSKGGGGGGCGAARATWFAMKVMDKASLESRRKLSRAETEREILQLLDHPFLPTLYAHFETDKFACLVMEFCPGGDLHALRQRQPGKLFPEHAARFYAAEVLLALEYLHMLGVVYRDLKPENVLVRDDGHIMLSDFDLSLRCAASPTLFRPSPPCSTSGPNGACIQPTCFMPKLFGHRTSKKSASRSSKSGEHQQQQGAMPELVVEPTGARSMSFVGTHEYLAPEIIKGEGHGSAVDWWTFGVFLHELMYGKTPFKGQTNRATLFNVVGQQLRFPDGGPPTSGASRDLIKGLLAKEPQARLGVKRGAAEIKQHPFFEGINWALIRCSTPPGVPRAVEPIAVAAAMPAKSASMDRVQTNYNSSKRMPPAGGDHVESGGKFLDFEFF